The window GCCCGGCCGCGTGGTGCACGGTCAGGCGTGAGGCGTGCACGGCCATGGCCATGTCCGCCAGCATGAACTGGATGCCCTGGAAGGCCCCGATGGGCTGATCGAAGGCGCGACGCTCTCGGGCATAAGAGACGGCGGCATCCAGAGCGGCCTGGCCGATTCCCACGGCCTGGGCGCCGATGGTCGGGCGCGACTGCTGAAGGGTCCGCATGGCCACGGGGAACCCCTGCCCCTCCTCACCCAGTCGGTTGTCCACCGGCACCTCGCAGTCGGTGAAGTGCAGCGAGACGGTCGGGCTGCCGTGGATCCCGAGCTTCTTCTCCGTCTTGCCGACGCTGAACCCCTTCATGCCCGGCTCGACGAGGAGGGCGGTGACGCCCTTGGCGCGCTTGGCCCTGTCCGTGGTCACGAACACCGTGATGACACCGGCGTGAGAGCCGTTGGTCACCCACATCTTGGATCCGTTGACGATGTACCGGTCGCCCTTCCGGACGGCCGCGCAGGTCACGGCGGCGGCGTCGGAGCCCGAGCCGGACTCCGAGAGCGAGAAAGCAGCGGTGATCTCGCCCGCGGCGATGCGCGGGAGGTAGCGCCGCTTCTGCTCGTCGGTGCCGGCGAAGAGAATGGGATAGCCGCCGAGGTTCTGCACGAGGAAGACGGTGGAGGTCGACGCGCAGGCCCAGGCGACCTCCTCGGCGGCGAGACAGAAGGCCAGCGACCCCGCCGCGCTGCCGCCGTACTGCTCGGGGATGTGAAGCCCCATCAGGCCCTGCTTGGCGAGAGCGGAGAGCTGCTCCTGAGGGTACTCGCCCGTCTCGTCCACGTGAGCGGCCAGGGGCGCGATGCGCTCCCTCGCGATCTCGCGGGCCAGGTCGCGGATGGCGCGCTGCTCGTCGGTCAAGTAGAAGAGGTTTTTCATAGTGGGCGGCCGGGCCCGGAAAGGCTGGCTACCTATTTCTGCGCGTAGTCGTAGAAGCCCCGCCCGGACTTCCTGCCCAGGCGCCCGGCCATGACCATGCGCTTCAGGAGCGGCGGCGGGGCGTAGCGCGGCTCGCGGAATTCCTCGAACATGACTTCCGCCACGAACATGGCCGTGTCGAGCCCGACGAGGTCGAGCAGGGTGAACGGTCCCATCGGGTAGCCACAGCCGAGCTTCATGGCCTGGTCGATGTCCTCGAGGGTGGCGAGGCCCCCCTCATAGACGCGGACGGCGTCGAGAAGATAGGGCACGAGCAGGCGGTTGACGATGAAGGCCGTGGAGTCCTTCGTCTTGACGGGCACCTTGCCCACGGCCTGCACCCACTCGTAGGCCGCGGTGACGGTGGCATCGTCGGTCAGGACGGACTGCACGACCTCCACCAGCTTCATCAGAGGGACGGGGTTGAAGAAGTGCAGTCCCAGCACCTGCCCGGGCCGCTTGGTCGCGGCGGCCATGGCCGTGATCGTGCACGACGAGGTATTCGAGGCGAGCAGGGCATGCGGCCGGCAGATGGCGTCCAGCTTGGCGAAGGTCTCGTTCTTGAGGGCCTGGTTCTCCGTGATCGCCTCGACGACGAGATCGCAGTCCTTGAGGTCCTCGAGC is drawn from Candidatus Methylomirabilota bacterium and contains these coding sequences:
- a CDS encoding acyl-CoA dehydrogenase family protein, whose product is MKNLFYLTDEQRAIRDLAREIARERIAPLAAHVDETGEYPQEQLSALAKQGLMGLHIPEQYGGSAAGSLAFCLAAEEVAWACASTSTVFLVQNLGGYPILFAGTDEQKRRYLPRIAAGEITAAFSLSESGSGSDAAAVTCAAVRKGDRYIVNGSKMWVTNGSHAGVITVFVTTDRAKRAKGVTALLVEPGMKGFSVGKTEKKLGIHGSPTVSLHFTDCEVPVDNRLGEEGQGFPVAMRTLQQSRPTIGAQAVGIGQAALDAAVSYARERRAFDQPIGAFQGIQFMLADMAMAVHASRLTVHHAAGLIDRGETQTAMEASFAKCLASDTAMKVTTDAVQVLGGYGYTREFPVERYMRDAKITQIYEGTNQIQRLVIAQHLLGKL
- a CDS encoding 3-hydroxybutyryl-CoA dehydrogenase, whose product is MAIKQVGVIGCGLMGSGIAQVSAQAGFPTIVVEANASFLDKGLAGIRKSLEAQVAKAKMEARAKDEALGRIKGSIQLEDLKDCDLVVEAITENQALKNETFAKLDAICRPHALLASNTSSCTITAMAAATKRPGQVLGLHFFNPVPLMKLVEVVQSVLTDDATVTAAYEWVQAVGKVPVKTKDSTAFIVNRLLVPYLLDAVRVYEGGLATLEDIDQAMKLGCGYPMGPFTLLDLVGLDTAMFVAEVMFEEFREPRYAPPPLLKRMVMAGRLGRKSGRGFYDYAQK